Part of the Woronichinia naegeliana WA131 genome, AGCGGGTTTTACGGGTACAGCAAAATACCCTAGAACAATTAGTCGCTTTTCTACCGGCTTTATGGCTATTTTCGTTTTATGTTAGTCCGGTTTGGGGAGCGGCGATCGGGGCTGGCTGGGTGATTGGTCGCATTGTCTATGCCTGGGGTTACTATCAAGCTGCCGAAAAACGGATTGCCGGTTTTGCAATGAGTTCTCTGAGTGGATTGACGTTATTGTTTGGGGCCTTAGTCGGCATTGGCTGGACAATATTCCATTCTTAAGGATCATCGGACTTGTGCAACGCTCAAAACTTGCTATAGTAAAGCTGATTAATTGGTAAACCCATTAAGCTGACTGCTACTGTTCAAGGTTCCGATCATGATGCGAATACTAGCACTTGTCCCTGGGGGAATTAGCGATCAACTGCTCTTTTTCCCCGCCCTCGAAAGCCTCAGAGCCACTTACCCTAATGCGGCGATCGATGTGATCGTTGAACCTCGCGCTAAATCAGCCTATCGGGTCTGTCCCTACGTGAATGAAGTTTTACTCTTTGACTTCAAAGACCGCAATGGTTTAGCCGATTACTTAAACTTACTTGGCATTATCCGCGATCGCGAATACGAAGCTGCTGTGAGTGTCGGCAGAAATTGGGCGGTGGGACTATTACTTTGGCTAAACGGTATTCCGGTGCGAGTCGGTTATCAAACGGAGGCTTCTTGGTTCTTATCCAATCCTGTCCCCCTCAAACCTGAGCAGTACGCAGCCGAGCTTTACCATGATTTAGTACAAGGCTTTGGCATTCAATCCCCCTGTCCAGCCCTAAAAGTCACGGTTCCCAAGGAAGATATTGTTTGGGCAGAAGCGGAACAACAACGCTTAGACCTCAAAAGTAACGGCTATATTTTAATTCATGATAGTTCCAGTCGTTTAGCCTCGATTCAGGGACTCAATAAAATTTATCCCGTCGCTAAATGGCATCAAGTGATAGAAGATATTCAGGCCAAACAGCCGGATTTGGGCATTGTGCTACTTCAGGGGCCAGACAGTGAAGAATGGCTGGCGGAAATGCAGAAAAATCATCCCCATTTAAAAATTACTCGACCTGGAGATCTGGGTAAGTTGGCAGCCATGATTGCAGGGGCCAACTTAATGATTTGTACTAATAGCGCACCAATGCACCTTTCCGTAGCCGTCGGAACCTATACGATC contains:
- a CDS encoding glycosyltransferase family 9 protein, with amino-acid sequence MRILALVPGGISDQLLFFPALESLRATYPNAAIDVIVEPRAKSAYRVCPYVNEVLLFDFKDRNGLADYLNLLGIIRDREYEAAVSVGRNWAVGLLLWLNGIPVRVGYQTEASWFLSNPVPLKPEQYAAELYHDLVQGFGIQSPCPALKVTVPKEDIVWAEAEQQRLDLKSNGYILIHDSSSRLASIQGLNKIYPVAKWHQVIEDIQAKQPDLGIVLLQGPDSEEWLAEMQKNHPHLKITRPGDLGKLAAMIAGANLMICTNSAPMHLSVAVGTYTIALFGPTDQAKLLPSGQERFIGIQSPSGDIGDIKPEKILEQVWRS
- a CDS encoding MAPEG family protein, with the protein product MNNTTYLLPSLVTVLTLLVYQVLVINVGRARAKYKVMPPATSGDENFERVLRVQQNTLEQLVAFLPALWLFSFYVSPVWGAAIGAGWVIGRIVYAWGYYQAAEKRIAGFAMSSLSGLTLLFGALVGIGWTIFHS